The Roseimicrobium gellanilyticum genome includes a region encoding these proteins:
- a CDS encoding RHS repeat-associated core domain-containing protein, producing NMLASVTLPDSSVHSYAYDYRVRRITRTEGSANPVAMTFSGGLSVAEFEVTDPQLGTLNTQPAVEYQRGPDMGGGVGGLLYSLRSGTAKFNLSNGRGDVVAQSDSTGDLTWTASYEAYGKRPMETGTNADRQRANTKEEDPTGLLNEGYRYRDLETDVWLSKDPAGFVDGPNLYAYVRQNPWTSWDPDGLATRSELAKQKEHFIAKLSDTDGMDGNEYRLHVQNVMSEVERVSARIQAIDSASRNVNQAIAFTNFVRENLYGLNRLPYRINPDDIDDSNPFHSWIFEQGNNFGKFKSDGAAAVLGGALSGISKTSKLVRRTATRGIGAAHMFDEAFAANRYYVASPKHTGAARTAGGAKINPAPADGQGALDFSFPVSENTTRRIGVDTAHNQLVVFDRTQNVTRGGRTVGGEYHGHVRTWDELSSPMQKALSDYGVSVSKKGEIKLDPKTWGFSDD from the coding sequence AGAACATGCTGGCCAGCGTGACCCTGCCGGACAGCAGCGTGCACAGCTACGCTTACGACTACCGCGTGCGTCGCATCACCCGCACCGAAGGCAGCGCCAATCCCGTGGCCATGACCTTCAGCGGCGGCCTCAGCGTGGCTGAGTTTGAAGTGACCGACCCGCAACTCGGTACTCTCAATACTCAACCCGCCGTCGAATACCAGCGCGGTCCCGACATGGGCGGCGGGGTGGGCGGCCTGCTCTACTCCCTGCGCAGCGGCACGGCGAAGTTCAACCTGAGCAACGGCCGCGGCGACGTGGTGGCCCAGAGCGACAGCACCGGCGACCTCACCTGGACGGCCAGCTACGAAGCCTACGGCAAGCGCCCCATGGAAACCGGCACCAACGCCGACCGTCAGCGCGCCAACACCAAGGAAGAAGACCCCACCGGTTTGCTCAACGAAGGGTACCGCTATCGGGACCTGGAGACTGATGTGTGGCTGAGCAAAGACCCCGCAGGCTTTGTGGATGGACCAAACTTGTATGCGTATGTCAGGCAGAATCCGTGGACGAGTTGGGATCCTGATGGATTAGCTACCCGCAGTGAGCTGGCCAAACAAAAGGAACACTTCATTGCCAAGCTGTCCGATACCGACGGAATGGATGGGAACGAATATAGATTGCACGTGCAGAACGTCATGTCCGAGGTCGAAAGAGTCTCGGCTCGAATTCAGGCAATCGACAGTGCGTCGAGGAATGTCAATCAGGCCATCGCTTTCACAAACTTCGTAAGAGAAAATCTTTATGGTCTAAATCGCCTGCCATATCGAATCAATCCAGATGATATTGACGACAGTAATCCATTTCATTCTTGGATCTTTGAGCAGGGAAACAACTTTGGCAAATTTAAGTCTGACGGCGCCGCGGCCGTCCTGGGAGGGGCCTTAAGTGGAATATCCAAGACCTCGAAGCTAGTCAGGCGCACCGCTACAAGGGGAATTGGGGCCGCGCACATGTTTGACGAGGCATTTGCCGCAAACAGATACTATGTTGCGTCTCCAAAGCATACAGGAGCGGCTAGGACGGCAGGAGGAGCCAAAATCAACCCTGCTCCAGCGGACGGTCAGGGGGCGTTGGATTTTTCATTTCCTGTGTCAGAAAACACCACGCGACGAATCGGAGTTGACACCGCCCACAATCAACTCGTGGTATTTGACCGTACTCAGAATGTAACAAGAGGTGGGCGCACGGTTGGCGGAGAATATCATGGACATGTGAGAACTTGGGACGAGCTTTCATCCCCAATGCAAAAAGCATTGTCGGACTATGGAGTTTCAGTAAGTAAGAAAGGTGAAATTAAATTAGACCCAAAAACATGGGGGTTCTCGGATGACTAA
- a CDS encoding transposase, whose product MRLARLKALPGATAAHYHCISRVVDRRFVLGEVEKEIFLKLMRFYAHFCQVRVSAYCLMSNHFHLLVEVPARPQVMPSEALLIGHVQSCYGKNTAALLAENLRQLRQQAGEAVAQKHLESWFARLWDISAFMKTLKQRFTQQFNKLHGRKGTLWEDRFRSVLVESGSALATMAAYIDLNPVRAGLVKDPSRYHWSSYGAAMGGNKAARAGLKSIIATVDRGQEQGLRGDAWLSRYRVWLFGKAEEIQDPRTGKVLRKGMSRKAVEKGLKRGGKPSLNELLHCRLSYMTRGGALGTKAFIESLFEAQRWRFAPERKNGARLPRGGESAWQGLRVLRAPRPA is encoded by the coding sequence ATGCGCTTGGCCCGTCTCAAGGCGCTGCCGGGGGCTACGGCAGCTCACTACCACTGCATCTCCCGCGTCGTGGACCGGCGCTTTGTCTTGGGTGAGGTCGAGAAAGAAATCTTCCTCAAGCTCATGCGCTTTTATGCGCACTTTTGCCAGGTCCGCGTCTCGGCGTACTGCTTGATGAGCAATCACTTCCATCTTCTGGTGGAAGTCCCGGCCCGGCCGCAGGTGATGCCCTCGGAAGCCTTGCTCATCGGGCATGTGCAGTCCTGCTACGGCAAGAACACCGCTGCCCTGCTCGCCGAAAACCTCCGACAACTGCGTCAGCAGGCTGGCGAGGCGGTGGCGCAAAAGCACCTCGAAAGCTGGTTCGCAAGATTGTGGGACATCAGCGCCTTCATGAAGACGCTCAAACAGCGCTTCACCCAGCAGTTCAACAAGCTCCACGGACGCAAAGGCACCCTCTGGGAGGACCGCTTCCGCAGTGTGCTGGTGGAGAGCGGCAGCGCCCTGGCCACCATGGCCGCCTACATCGACCTCAATCCCGTGCGCGCCGGATTGGTCAAGGACCCCTCCCGTTACCACTGGAGCAGCTACGGGGCCGCCATGGGCGGGAACAAGGCGGCACGCGCGGGTCTCAAGTCCATCATCGCCACCGTGGATCGCGGGCAGGAGCAGGGCCTGCGCGGCGATGCCTGGCTGTCCCGATACCGCGTCTGGCTCTTCGGCAAGGCTGAGGAAATCCAAGACCCGCGCACCGGGAAGGTGCTGCGCAAAGGCATGAGCCGGAAGGCCGTGGAAAAAGGCCTGAAGCGAGGTGGCAAACCAAGCCTGAACGAACTGCTGCACTGCCGTCTCAGCTACATGACCCGCGGAGGAGCTTTGGGCACCAAAGCCTTCATCGAATCACTCTTTGAGGCCCAACGCTGGCGATTTGCTCCCGAGCGCAAAAACGGCGCCCGCCTCCCTCGAGGCGGCGAGTCCGCCTGGCAGGGCCTTCGCGTCCTCCGTGCGCCCCGTCCTGCTTGA
- a CDS encoding GspE/PulE family protein: MNALLAAATLAGSQDLDLVKAAAREASVSGQPVVDAVLEKASLGELEFLRALAHELHWPWQTELQPDMDEAAELKKECPPRLALRHRLLPLAFVSPPVTEAANGAPGEGEVKEAEQKEKTSKRSLVIACYDPFDLMARQAVARTVNVPVRWTLAPRDELLRALQSFYGVGADTFEDLMKSRDQDLDDAHLRDEANIIDESDAEASVLKFVNQIIREALAQRATDIHVEPLHDNLRIRYRIDGVLHETPVPENIKALQASVLARIKVMAKLDIAEKRLPQDGRINLKLEGQNIDVRVACIPSVEGESISLRLLGQEKFTLEKLGLTADYREKVESLLAKPNGIVLVTGPTGSGKSTTLYTFLSRLNSVQRRIVTIEDPVENKLPGVVQIAVKPEINLTFASGLRSILRGDPNVVMVGEIRDLETAEIAVRASLTGHLVFSTLHTNDAVGGITRLVEMGVEPFLVASSVRAFLAQRLVRSLCPHCRKPAHYSDEQLKSCGFHEGLGKTLFTASATGCQSCRGTGHYGRMAIYEIAMVTAALQDLISRKASANELTRQARRDGFISMREYGWRKVLDGSTTVEEVMRVTSEDFMD, from the coding sequence ATGAATGCCCTGCTCGCTGCTGCCACCCTTGCCGGGAGTCAGGACCTTGATTTGGTGAAAGCCGCAGCCCGTGAGGCGTCCGTGAGCGGTCAGCCCGTGGTGGACGCCGTCTTGGAGAAGGCTTCCCTGGGCGAGTTGGAATTTCTGAGGGCGCTCGCGCATGAGTTGCACTGGCCGTGGCAGACGGAGTTGCAGCCGGACATGGACGAAGCGGCCGAGCTGAAGAAGGAGTGCCCACCGCGCCTCGCCCTGCGGCATCGCCTTCTCCCGCTGGCGTTTGTTTCCCCTCCCGTCACCGAGGCCGCAAACGGCGCACCTGGCGAGGGCGAGGTGAAGGAAGCGGAGCAGAAGGAAAAGACCAGCAAGCGCTCGTTGGTGATTGCGTGCTATGACCCCTTCGACCTCATGGCGCGCCAGGCCGTGGCTCGCACGGTGAATGTGCCGGTGCGCTGGACGCTGGCGCCGCGCGATGAGCTGCTGCGCGCGCTGCAGAGCTTCTACGGCGTGGGCGCGGATACGTTCGAGGACTTGATGAAGTCCCGCGACCAGGACTTGGATGATGCCCACCTGCGCGACGAGGCGAACATCATCGACGAGAGCGACGCCGAGGCTTCCGTGCTGAAGTTTGTGAACCAGATCATCCGCGAGGCGCTGGCCCAGCGCGCGACGGACATCCACGTGGAGCCCCTGCACGACAACCTGCGCATCCGCTACCGCATTGATGGTGTGCTGCATGAGACGCCCGTGCCGGAAAACATCAAGGCCCTGCAGGCCTCCGTGCTGGCGCGCATCAAGGTGATGGCGAAGCTGGACATCGCGGAGAAACGCCTGCCGCAGGACGGCCGTATCAATCTCAAGCTCGAAGGGCAGAACATCGACGTGCGCGTGGCCTGCATCCCGAGCGTGGAAGGGGAGAGCATCAGCCTGCGCTTGCTGGGCCAGGAAAAGTTCACGCTGGAGAAGCTGGGCCTCACCGCGGATTATCGCGAGAAGGTGGAGAGCCTGCTGGCCAAGCCGAACGGCATCGTGCTCGTCACCGGTCCCACGGGAAGCGGCAAGAGCACCACGCTGTATACCTTCCTCTCGCGGTTGAACAGCGTGCAGCGCCGCATCGTGACCATCGAGGACCCGGTGGAAAACAAGCTGCCGGGCGTCGTGCAGATCGCGGTGAAGCCGGAGATCAATCTTACCTTCGCCAGCGGCCTGCGCAGCATCCTGCGTGGCGACCCGAACGTGGTGATGGTGGGGGAAATTCGCGACCTGGAGACGGCGGAAATTGCCGTGCGCGCCTCGCTCACGGGTCACCTGGTCTTCTCCACGTTGCACACAAATGATGCGGTGGGTGGCATCACCCGTCTGGTGGAAATGGGCGTGGAGCCCTTCCTCGTGGCGTCCTCCGTGCGTGCATTCCTCGCCCAGCGCCTGGTACGTTCCCTCTGTCCGCACTGCCGGAAGCCGGCGCACTACAGTGATGAGCAGCTGAAGTCCTGCGGCTTCCATGAGGGGCTGGGCAAGACGCTCTTCACTGCGAGTGCCACCGGTTGCCAGTCCTGCCGTGGTACCGGGCACTACGGACGCATGGCCATCTATGAAATCGCGATGGTCACCGCTGCATTGCAGGATCTCATCAGCAGGAAGGCGAGCGCAAATGAGCTCACCCGCCAGGCGCGGCGGGATGGCTTCATCTCCATGCGCGAGTATGGCTGGCGCAAGGTGCTGGACGGCTCCACCACGGTGGAGGAGGTCATGCGCGTGACGAGTGAGGATTTCATGGATTGA
- a CDS encoding type II secretion system F family protein, whose translation MPAFRYEAMSTSGQRSAGTLEAADRGEAVRKLARRGLQPFSLSAEGGKPVAASGAAKEKNSKGAGETSAKTKAAVSASKAPVSGKASAAKSVITGPLKLSRSQVIQFTEELCDLLTAGLQLEQALHAMENRSVPVLRQLATSVRERVRDGLPLSAALHQVSPSFDELYCNLVSAGEAGGALGSILNRQARHLNQLEQLRAKVTGALIYPAFIIISGIALSVTMVTFLLPKMAALVESTGKELPTMAQWLMAMSGFIKSWWWLLIAAVILVVISVHVLFQDKGRMAWWHRKMLDLPMYGPVLRTRFEVQFLETLGNLLKNGLPLHRALELVRKATVNLYLREQLEAVETAVHDGGSLSRALERAGVLRPLVIDMVRVGEQTGEMADALEKAAERFDRQLTKTIEHATALLQPVLMLVMAVLVGGMVWMMINIVFSTLQQIQSR comes from the coding sequence ATGCCTGCCTTCCGTTACGAAGCCATGAGCACCTCCGGTCAGCGCAGCGCTGGCACGCTGGAGGCGGCGGATCGTGGCGAGGCCGTGAGGAAGCTGGCGCGCCGGGGCTTGCAGCCTTTTTCCCTGAGCGCGGAAGGTGGTAAACCCGTCGCAGCCTCCGGGGCGGCGAAGGAGAAGAATAGCAAGGGTGCGGGCGAGACTTCCGCGAAGACCAAAGCGGCGGTTTCCGCATCGAAGGCGCCGGTCTCCGGGAAGGCCAGCGCCGCCAAATCCGTGATCACCGGCCCTCTCAAGCTGAGCCGCTCGCAGGTGATCCAATTCACCGAAGAACTGTGCGATCTCCTCACGGCGGGCCTGCAACTGGAGCAGGCTCTGCATGCCATGGAGAACCGCAGCGTGCCTGTGCTGCGCCAGCTCGCTACCTCAGTACGTGAGCGCGTGCGGGACGGGCTGCCCCTGTCCGCGGCGCTGCATCAGGTGAGCCCGTCCTTTGATGAGTTGTACTGCAATCTCGTCTCCGCCGGGGAGGCGGGCGGTGCGCTGGGTTCCATTCTCAACCGCCAGGCGCGTCACCTGAACCAGCTTGAGCAACTCCGGGCCAAGGTGACCGGAGCGTTGATCTATCCGGCCTTCATCATCATCTCGGGCATTGCCTTGTCCGTGACCATGGTGACCTTCCTCCTGCCGAAGATGGCAGCGCTGGTGGAGAGCACAGGGAAGGAACTGCCCACGATGGCGCAGTGGCTCATGGCGATGAGTGGCTTCATCAAGTCGTGGTGGTGGCTCCTCATTGCGGCGGTGATCCTTGTGGTCATCTCCGTGCATGTTCTGTTTCAGGACAAGGGCCGAATGGCCTGGTGGCACCGCAAGATGCTGGACCTGCCCATGTACGGGCCGGTGTTGCGCACGCGGTTTGAGGTGCAGTTCCTGGAGACACTGGGCAACCTGCTGAAGAATGGCCTCCCCTTGCACCGCGCATTGGAGCTGGTGCGAAAGGCAACCGTCAACCTCTACCTGCGGGAGCAGCTGGAGGCGGTGGAGACGGCCGTGCATGACGGGGGCTCACTCAGCCGGGCCCTGGAGCGGGCGGGTGTGCTGCGGCCTCTGGTCATCGACATGGTGCGCGTGGGCGAGCAGACGGGGGAAATGGCGGACGCGCTGGAGAAGGCGGCAGAACGCTTTGACCGTCAGCTCACGAAGACGATTGAGCATGCCACCGCGTTGCTGCAGCCCGTGCTCATGCTGGTCATGGCCGTACTGGTGGGCGGCATGGTGTGGATGATGATCAATATTGTGTTCTCCACCCTCCAGCAAATCCAGAGCCGCTAG
- the gspG gene encoding type II secretion system major pseudopilin GspG — translation MKISPNAPQARMRSAGFTLMEMMLVLLIIALIMGGVAVTFQSFANSAEVTTTKTKIQNMEASLMAYRTNNGWYPTQQQGLDALATQPTVEPLPRMWKPLVKSDSLYDAWRRKLAYRNPGKHNSSGVDVYSLGEDGVDGTKDDLGNW, via the coding sequence ATGAAAATTTCTCCAAATGCCCCGCAAGCACGGATGCGCAGTGCCGGCTTTACCCTCATGGAGATGATGCTGGTGCTCCTGATCATCGCACTGATCATGGGTGGCGTGGCTGTGACGTTCCAAAGTTTCGCCAACAGCGCAGAGGTCACGACGACCAAGACGAAAATTCAGAACATGGAAGCCAGCCTCATGGCTTACCGGACGAACAACGGCTGGTATCCGACCCAGCAGCAGGGATTGGATGCCCTGGCCACCCAACCGACCGTGGAGCCCCTGCCGCGCATGTGGAAGCCTCTGGTGAAGTCTGATTCGCTCTACGATGCGTGGAGAAGAAAGCTGGCTTACCGCAATCCGGGCAAGCACAACTCTTCGGGTGTCGATGTGTATTCCCTTGGTGAGGATGGCGTTGACGGAACCAAGGACGACCTTGGGAACTGGTAA
- a CDS encoding prepilin-type N-terminal cleavage/methylation domain-containing protein: MHFLRLRPEPPPGAVSRAGGFTLLELVVVLVIISFVVGLGVMSFDGVVQEGELRKPVLEFKDLTAEAVRRATLYERPQVLIFDSAGMVMPLRMRRESAGAVMRVKRFTLPPGMSLMLRRFGSDKFAPAEGQRLIVSPSGLCEPLTARFQRGQSWFEVTLDPLTGAAKEERMVVQ, encoded by the coding sequence ATGCACTTCCTCCGCCTGAGGCCTGAACCGCCGCCTGGCGCGGTTTCGCGGGCGGGTGGCTTCACCTTGCTGGAGCTGGTGGTCGTGCTGGTCATCATCTCGTTCGTGGTCGGCCTCGGAGTGATGAGTTTTGATGGTGTGGTGCAGGAGGGGGAACTGCGCAAGCCGGTGCTGGAGTTCAAGGACCTCACTGCGGAAGCTGTCCGACGGGCGACCCTGTACGAGCGTCCCCAGGTTTTGATCTTCGACAGTGCAGGCATGGTGATGCCTCTGCGCATGCGCCGTGAATCTGCTGGTGCGGTCATGCGCGTGAAGCGCTTCACGCTGCCACCCGGCATGTCGCTCATGTTACGCAGGTTTGGTTCGGACAAGTTTGCTCCCGCGGAGGGGCAGCGGCTCATCGTTTCCCCCAGCGGTTTGTGTGAGCCGCTCACTGCGCGTTTTCAGCGCGGGCAATCGTGGTTTGAGGTGACCCTCGACCCGCTCACCGGTGCGGCGAAAGAGGAGCGCATGGTTGTGCAATGA
- a CDS encoding type II secretion system protein: protein MMNTRGASHPRHDLRAGFTLLEAMLAVFIFGMAAVALMEAINSSGRISLDARARGNIQMRLDNMLLEATRDPMWSVDTRAQAGTERTVREHGFTYIIKREPIELKNQDGQLLQGLYLVQVKALWMEGGREQSAIAETWAYPLMFRPPNLMQAP, encoded by the coding sequence ATGATGAACACGCGCGGCGCATCTCACCCCAGGCATGATCTCAGGGCTGGTTTCACCCTGCTGGAGGCGATGCTTGCCGTGTTCATCTTTGGCATGGCAGCCGTGGCGTTGATGGAGGCCATCAATTCCAGCGGACGCATCTCGCTGGATGCGCGTGCCAGGGGAAACATCCAGATGCGCCTGGATAACATGCTGCTGGAAGCCACCCGCGATCCCATGTGGTCGGTGGATACGCGAGCGCAGGCTGGCACGGAGCGGACCGTGCGTGAACACGGCTTCACCTACATCATCAAGCGAGAGCCAATCGAGCTGAAGAATCAGGATGGCCAGCTCCTGCAGGGACTCTATCTGGTCCAGGTGAAAGCGCTCTGGATGGAGGGAGGCCGTGAGCAGAGTGCGATCGCGGAGACGTGGGCTTATCCGCTCATGTTCCGTCCGCCCAACCTGATGCAGGCACCATGA
- a CDS encoding prepilin-type N-terminal cleavage/methylation domain-containing protein, producing MNATASNAGPMRRRLASRRSGNGFTLLEMIMVLLITSMLISAVFGIVNAVTILTHDLTTSQQRESRTHAFVELCARSLRSLPADAMLRLRTRQDGGLYTTQLALADAPSPLSASAGPFTVLETEVTSEGYLRLVVRSIPEDQVLAWEMGESTVGTRLVLLENVRMLEWLVFNPTTLQWQTVWNERMPLTAMRELAKNANPGRPQGPQAPGADAPAPPPSIPQDVQEAVNALGRPQRPGLMELRFAIGNEAPQRWVFWVPARVAGGR from the coding sequence ATGAACGCGACTGCATCCAACGCTGGTCCCATGAGGCGGAGGCTTGCTTCCCGTCGCAGCGGGAATGGTTTTACCTTGCTGGAGATGATCATGGTGCTGCTCATCACGTCCATGCTGATCAGTGCCGTGTTCGGCATTGTGAATGCGGTGACGATTCTCACTCACGATCTCACCACTTCCCAGCAGCGGGAATCGCGCACGCATGCCTTTGTTGAGCTGTGTGCCCGCAGTCTCCGCAGCCTGCCAGCGGATGCCATGCTGCGACTGCGGACGCGACAGGATGGGGGACTGTATACTACGCAGTTGGCCCTGGCAGATGCCCCCTCGCCGCTCTCTGCATCAGCAGGACCATTTACCGTGCTGGAGACGGAGGTCACTTCGGAAGGCTATCTCCGTCTCGTGGTGCGGTCGATTCCAGAGGACCAGGTGCTCGCGTGGGAGATGGGGGAGAGCACGGTGGGCACGCGCCTCGTACTGCTGGAGAATGTGCGCATGCTGGAGTGGCTGGTCTTCAACCCCACCACGCTTCAGTGGCAGACCGTGTGGAATGAGCGCATGCCCCTCACTGCGATGCGCGAGCTGGCCAAGAATGCAAACCCCGGCCGTCCCCAGGGGCCTCAGGCTCCCGGTGCGGATGCGCCTGCGCCGCCACCCAGTATTCCCCAAGACGTCCAGGAAGCTGTGAATGCTCTGGGACGTCCGCAGCGTCCCGGTCTCATGGAATTGCGCTTCGCGATTGGAAATGAGGCTCCGCAGCGGTGGGTCTTCTGGGTGCCCGCGCGAGTCGCTGGTGGGCGATGA
- a CDS encoding sensor histidine kinase codes for MPRESTLLGMPRNMALASLVIVLTQTGLIVGLLVANRRRKRLAREQGERLRFEQILTEISGDLVEASVETLDNAICHALEKVRVMMEFQSCMLFEHVRDTQVVRILYHTDAAVREAIARREAEIPMPWLCAQFQYRKAIPLAHALQDLPADAREEQDYVRVKNIKSALIIPLHSTDGTTHGVSFCTGVAYREWSDTVISQLHALGDVLSSSVSRHRAEMELRLSEERFSKAFHASPSAMVIFRARDETILDVNESWERQFGYTYAEAAGHLPEELGIYRSEKERLRLGSLVDTVGSLRNHEITLRTRTEREVVAILSLETISIHDEACYIAIFHDVTDQRRVEEMRQSMVHVSRLALVGELTASIAHEINQPLGAILSNAEAAEMLMETENPPLDDIRQILADIRKDDLRASQVIRHIRTLVRRAPLRLLPVQVNEVVLDVLKLLSTDAQRRGIILHGDLAADEPEISADRVHLQQVLINLIVNAMDAMKSNGTTIPIVDVRTWREGPHGVSVSVRDHGHGIPEDRLPQIFESFFTTKVEGMGLGLAMARSIIEAHRGSIAARNLAEGGAMFTFTLPSGNGNGAGTRNATIGRSS; via the coding sequence GTGCCCCGTGAGTCCACCCTGCTGGGCATGCCTCGAAACATGGCCCTGGCCTCTCTGGTCATCGTTCTTACCCAGACGGGATTGATCGTGGGTTTGCTGGTGGCGAATCGCCGGCGCAAGAGGCTGGCACGCGAGCAGGGCGAGCGACTGCGCTTCGAGCAAATCCTCACGGAGATCTCAGGGGATCTCGTCGAGGCGTCCGTGGAAACGCTGGACAACGCCATCTGCCACGCGCTGGAGAAGGTGCGCGTGATGATGGAATTCCAATCCTGCATGTTGTTCGAGCATGTGCGTGACACCCAGGTGGTCCGCATCCTGTATCACACGGACGCTGCCGTGCGCGAGGCCATTGCCCGTAGGGAGGCAGAGATACCAATGCCCTGGCTATGCGCGCAGTTCCAGTACCGCAAAGCGATTCCCCTGGCCCATGCCTTGCAGGATCTGCCCGCCGACGCCCGGGAGGAGCAGGACTACGTGCGGGTGAAGAACATCAAGTCCGCGCTCATCATCCCCCTGCACTCCACGGATGGGACCACGCATGGGGTATCATTCTGTACTGGGGTCGCATACCGCGAGTGGAGTGATACGGTCATCTCCCAGCTCCATGCGCTAGGGGACGTACTCTCGTCGTCGGTCTCCCGCCATCGCGCGGAGATGGAGCTTCGCCTTTCAGAAGAGCGATTCTCCAAGGCGTTCCACGCCAGTCCCAGTGCCATGGTGATCTTCCGGGCCAGGGATGAGACCATCCTCGACGTGAACGAAAGCTGGGAACGTCAGTTTGGCTATACCTATGCGGAGGCGGCTGGACACCTGCCAGAGGAGCTGGGCATCTATCGCAGTGAAAAGGAGCGCCTTCGTCTTGGCTCGCTCGTGGATACCGTCGGCTCACTCAGGAACCACGAGATCACGCTCCGCACACGCACAGAGAGGGAGGTCGTCGCCATTCTCTCATTGGAGACCATCTCCATCCATGATGAGGCATGCTACATCGCGATCTTCCATGACGTCACCGATCAACGGAGGGTGGAGGAGATGCGGCAGTCCATGGTGCATGTGTCACGTCTGGCGCTGGTGGGCGAACTCACGGCCTCCATCGCGCACGAAATCAATCAGCCACTTGGTGCAATCCTGAGCAATGCTGAGGCCGCGGAAATGCTCATGGAGACGGAGAATCCGCCCCTGGATGACATCCGGCAAATCCTGGCGGACATTCGCAAAGATGATCTCAGGGCAAGCCAGGTCATCCGCCATATCCGCACGCTGGTGCGACGTGCGCCCCTGCGGCTCCTGCCCGTGCAGGTGAATGAAGTGGTGCTGGATGTGCTGAAGCTTTTGTCGACAGACGCGCAGCGACGCGGCATCATACTGCATGGTGATCTGGCTGCGGACGAGCCCGAAATATCGGCGGACCGGGTGCATCTTCAGCAGGTGCTCATCAATCTGATTGTGAATGCCATGGATGCCATGAAGAGCAACGGCACCACCATCCCTATCGTCGACGTACGCACGTGGCGCGAGGGGCCGCATGGGGTCTCCGTCTCCGTGCGTGACCACGGGCACGGCATACCCGAAGACCGGCTGCCCCAGATATTTGAGTCCTTCTTCACAACCAAAGTGGAGGGAATGGGGTTAGGACTGGCCATGGCGCGTTCGATTATCGAAGCCCATCGCGGAAGCATAGCGGCGCGGAACCTCGCCGAAGGTGGGGCAATGTTCACTTTCACGTTGCCCAGCGGGAATGGAAATGGAGCCGGAACACGAAACGCCACCATCGGGAGGTCCTCATGA